One Capsicum annuum cultivar UCD-10X-F1 chromosome 2, UCD10Xv1.1, whole genome shotgun sequence genomic window carries:
- the LOC107859175 gene encoding protein SRG1, with the protein MEEARLRKLGGSLRVPNVQRLAMQQLAAVPPRYIRNDIENQSYNPSILLPQVPVIDMKELLEIGDGQDDAELERLHLACKEWGFFQVVNHGVSSSLIEKVKSEIKAFFDLPMEEKKKFEQQEGDLEGYGQAFVVSEEQKLDWADMLYMITLPTHLRKPHLFPNLPLSFRDVLEQYSAELNELAMKIMHKMAKALGMKAEDMNVLFEEDGTQMMRMNYYPPCPQPELVMGLSPHSDPVALTILLQVNEVEGLQIKNGGAWVPVSYLPDAFVVNVGDILEIVTNGIYKSIEHRAMVSKERERMSIATLLSPKLDGDLGPAPSLLTAQTPAQFRRIGVVDYFKGFFSRELVGKSYIDTIRIGNRDDASN; encoded by the exons ATGGAAGAAGCCAGGTTGAGAAAGCTAGGTGGGTCTTTGAGAGTTCCTAACGTTCAACGACTGGCAATGCAACAACTAGCAGCTGTTCCGCCGCGATATATTCGTAATGATATCGAAAATCAATCATATAATCCTTCAATATTATTGCCTCAAGTTCCAGTTATTGATATGAAAGAACTACTGGAAATTGGAGATGGTCAGGATGATGCAGAGCTTGAGAGGCTTCATCTTGCTTGCAAAGAATGGGGATTTTTCCag GTGGTGAATCATGGGGTGAGTTCATCATTGATAGAGAAAGTGAAGTCAGAAATCAAAGCATTTTtcgatttaccaatggaagagaagaagaagttcGAGCAACAAGAAGGAGATCTCGAAGGATATGGGCAAGCCTTTGTTGTATCTGAAGAACAAAAGTTAGATTGGGCGGACATGCTATACATGATCACTCTTCCTACTCATTTGAGAAAACCTCACTTATTTCCAAACCTCCCTCTCTCATTTAG GGATGTGCTGGAACAATACTCAGCAGAACTCAATGAACTTGCCATGAAAATTATGCACAAAATGGCTAAGGCATTAGGGATGAAAGCAGAAGATATGAATGTActatttgaagaagatgggacACAAATGATGAGAATGAATTATTATCCACCTTGTCCTCAACCAGAGCTTGTAATGGGCTTATCTCCTCACTCTGATCCTGTTGCTCTAACCATACTCCTTCAGGTTAATGAGGTTGAAGGTCTTCAAATTAAGAATGGTGGAGCTTGGGTTCCTGTTTCATATCTTCCTGATGCCTTTGTTGTTAACGTTGGAGACATTTTAGAG ATTGTGACAAATGGAATTTACAAAAGCATAGAACATCGAGCTATGGTTAGTAAGGAGAGGGAAAGGATGTCGATTGCAACACTTTTGAGCCCCAAATTGGATGGTGATTTAGGTCCAGCACCTAGTCTCCTCACTGCTCAAACTCCTGCACAATTTAGGAGGATTGGAGTTGTTGATTACTTTAAGGGATTTTTTTCTCGAGAGCTTGTTGGAAAATCATACATAGATACTATAAGGATTGGAAATAGAGATGATGCGAGCAATTGA